TCACCGCCTTCAAATATTGCTCCAATTCGTCCGTCGTCGTGGGCATCTTCATGTTCAGCTTCTTCAGGAAATCCGAGTTGATCCAGAAACGCATCGCCCGGTCGCAGTTGTAGCAGACCCCGAGCTCCCGCAGTCCGTAAATATGCCCGTCCGGCGCGGTGACCGACTTTTTCAAATCCGGGTACTGCTCGAACTGCTCCTTGATGTTGGGCGCGTATTTGTCGATCAGGTCCTCGAGCGGAATAAGCGCGTCTTGTGAGCCGTAAGTCGCCAGGAAGGAATTGTCGGCGCCAAAATCCCCCATGATCACGTCGCCCAGATCGCCCCCGGACGAGAGCTCGAGATTGAGCTTCTGGATCTTGTCGGCGTCCGGATACAGGTTCCACTTGATTTTGACATGCGTTTGATCCTGCTCCCATGTCGTCAGGTCGTTCTGGCCGTACTCGTACGATAACGTGTTCGGCCAGCGCGGCGTCGTCACCGTCAGCGTGGCCAGCTGATCCGAGCCGCCGTCCTTGGACCCTTCCGCAGCGGTGCCGCCTTCGCCGCCGTTTTGCGTAGACGAGCCGGATTTCGAGCCCGAGCAGGCGCTTACAGCCATCATGACCGCAAGCAGTACAATCCATAAACCGCAGACCCTTTTTCTCACATGCAATTTCTCCCTTCAATCTGGTTTATATAATCATCCCGATTGCCCGCCTGAGGCGGACGGATCGGCTGGTTATATCGTTGGCGCAGCCGATCAGCCCTTGATCGACCCGATCATTACGCCTTTGACGAAATGCTTCTGAACGAACGGGTAGACAAGCCATACCGGCAGGCTGGCGACGATAATGATGGAGAATTTCACCAGGTCGGCCAGCCCCTGCTTGCGCATCATCGATTCCGGGTCCGTTATCGTCGTCGGGTCGATATCGTTCTGCACCAGAATGTCCCGCAGCACGATTTGCAGTGGAAAGAGATGGTCGCTCTTCAGAAAAATGAACGCATTAAAATACGAATTCCAATGATAGACGCCGTAAAACAGCACGAGCACCGCCGTAATCGCTTTGGAGAGCGGCAGCACGATATGCCAGATGAACTTCACGTGCGAGCATCCGTCGATTGCCGCCGCCTCGTACAGCTCCGGGCTGATGCTCGTCTGGTAGAACGTCCGGGCGATAATGACGTTGAAGACGCTGAGCCCGGCCGGAAGCAGCATGGCCCACCTCGTGTCGATCATATGCAGGTTCTTGATCAGCAGATAGGTGGGAATCAGCCCGCCGTTAAACAGCATGGTGAACGCGAAAATATACATGATGAGATTCCGCCCGGCCATGCTTTTTCGCGAAAGGGGGTAAGCGGCCATAATGGTCAGCGTGATGTTGATGAGCGTCCCTGCGACCGTGTAGATGACCGTATTCGTATAGCCGAGCACGATTCTCGGATCGCGGAAGACGGCCGCATAGCCCTCCAGCGAGAAATCGACCGGCCACAGAACCACTTTACCCGTGACGACGGCTTCCCTGCCGCTGAATGAAGCGCTAAACACGTAAATCAACGGGTATAAGACGACCAGCAGCGCGAACAGCAGCAGCAAATCATTGATCAGGTAAAAGGTTTTGTCCGATCGGGACAGCGCCAATTTCGATTCCTTCATCGCTCGTCCTCCTACCACAGGCTGGTTTCGCCGACTTTTTTGGCAATCTGGTTGACCGTCATGATCAGGACCAAGTTCACGAACGAGTTAAAAAAGCCGATCGCCGTTGCGTAAGAGTAGTTCGGCGCCGACGATGCAAGACTGACGGAGTACACATAGGTCGAAATGACTTCGGACGAGGCCAGGTTTAACGGGTTCTGCATCAAATAAATTTTCTCGAAGCCGATGCCCATCATTTGCCCCATATGCAGGATCAGCAGCGTAACGATCGTCGGTGCGATGCCGGGCAGGTCCACGTGCCAGATCCGCTGCAGCCGGCTCGCCCCGTCGATGGTCGCCGCCTCGTGAATTTCCGGGCTGATGCCGGAGAGCGCCGCCAAGTAGATAATCGTACCCCAGCCTGCGTTTTGCCAGATGCCGGACCACACATAGATCGACTTGAACAAGGAAGGCTCGCCCATAAAATTGATCGGCTCGATGCCGAGGTGACCCAGCGCAATATTGACGATGCCGATTCGCGGATTGAGAAACTGCAGGATAATCCCGACCATGACAACCGTTGAGATAAAATAGGGCATATACGTAATGAACTGAACCGCCTGCTTGAACCTCGTCCGCATGGTGGCGTTCAGGGCAAGCGCCAGAATGATCGGAATCGGAAAACCCGCAACCAGCTCGTAAACGCTGAGGAGCAGCGTATTTCCGACGGTGCGGACGAACTGGTACGACTCGAAAAACCGGATAAAATGCTTCAGGCCCGCCCACGGGCTGCCCCAAATGCCCTGCATAATATGAAAATCCTTGAACCCCAGCTGCAGGCCGTACATGGGTCCGTATTGAAAAATGATCAGCCATGCGAAAGGAAGCGAGAGAATCAAGTAGAGCTGATAGTCGAGCTTGATTTGTTTCCAGAGCCGCCTGCGGCGGATGGCGGCCGGACGCTCGGAATAAGCCGCCTCCGCGGAAACTGAATTAGCCGGCATATTTACCCTCCTTTTACAACGAAAGCACTTTCAAATTTGGCTGTGGCGAGGCTTCGAATCAGCTGCCCCGGTGCAGACGCGTGAACGTCTCCAGACTCGCGAACGCATCCTCCGGTTTTTTTCCGGCCAGAATCGCTTGAATCGTATTGTTGTACTCGTCGCCGATTACCTGTCCCAGCCCGACATCGTAAAAAATGAACATCCGATTCATCGTCGACATCTCCTTCTGCAGCTGTTTCGTCAGCTGCGGCGTCCGGTTCGGATCAAGCTCCAGCTTGATGACCGGAATATCGCCCTCTTCCGCGATCTTCCGCTGAAATTTCTCGCTCGTGAACAGCTTGAGCAGCTGGACAGCCGCCTGTTTGTCCTTGGCTTCGGCATTGACGGCAAAATTAACCGACGTTTGCCCGAGCCACGTATCGGCATCTCCTTTGCCATTCGGGAAGACAGGAAATTTGACGACGCCGACCGCATCTTTCACCTCCGAGTCCTCTGCAATCATCTGGTTAATCACCCAGCTGCCCGTCACCAGCATCGCCGCCTTGCCCTGCTTGAACATGAGGTTCACCGCATCGTTATCCAGTTCCAGAAACGCATCCGGAAAAGCCCCCATATCGCGCAGCCGCTCCATCACGCGCCCCGTTTCGATAAAAGCCGGATGCAGCCAGTTTCCTTCGCCGTGCATAATGGCATCGTACGGTTCGCTGCCGCCGATCCGGTCTGCGACCATCTCGCTGAATTGTGCGGCCGTCCACGGCATCTTCGCGCCAAACGCAAACGGCGTCACGCGATTGGCCTTCAATACCCGGATCACATGCAGCAATTCCTCGTAGGTTCGCGGCGGGGTCAGGCCGTATTGCCCGAAAATATGCTTGTTGTAAAACAGGGCGACGGCGGCAAAGGAGGTTGGAACCGCATAAATGTGATCCCGGTACGATAACAGGTCGAACACGCCGGGCGCAAAGCTCGCCTTCCATGCCGGGTCCTGCGCAAACGCATCGTCCAGCGGAAGGAGCCGATCGGCGGCCGCATACGTTTGCAGAACGCCGGCCGCGTGGCTCATGAACAGATCGGGCCCGTCATTCGCGGCAAGTCTCGCCTTCAGCTTCGTATAATACGGCGTGCCCGGAATGTGGTGAACCGTTACGGTTGCCCCTAGATCGGGTCTCTTGTTGAACTCCTCTACCCCTTCGCTGTAAATGCCGGTCGTCGGCTGACCTTCCCTGAGCCAGTCATACATGACCATCTTGATCTTTTCCGGCGCCACCTGGGCTTCGTCCGGCCGGCTGCCAGCCGGAGAACGCATTATCCCGCAGGCGGTAACGGTGGTAAACAAAACAAGCAGCAAGACCGGCGCTAACGA
This genomic window from Paenibacillus humicola contains:
- a CDS encoding carbohydrate ABC transporter permease, encoding MKESKLALSRSDKTFYLINDLLLLFALLVVLYPLIYVFSASFSGREAVVTGKVVLWPVDFSLEGYAAVFRDPRIVLGYTNTVIYTVAGTLINITLTIMAAYPLSRKSMAGRNLIMYIFAFTMLFNGGLIPTYLLIKNLHMIDTRWAMLLPAGLSVFNVIIARTFYQTSISPELYEAAAIDGCSHVKFIWHIVLPLSKAITAVLVLFYGVYHWNSYFNAFIFLKSDHLFPLQIVLRDILVQNDIDPTTITDPESMMRKQGLADLVKFSIIIVASLPVWLVYPFVQKHFVKGVMIGSIKG
- a CDS encoding ABC transporter permease; this encodes MPANSVSAEAAYSERPAAIRRRRLWKQIKLDYQLYLILSLPFAWLIIFQYGPMYGLQLGFKDFHIMQGIWGSPWAGLKHFIRFFESYQFVRTVGNTLLLSVYELVAGFPIPIILALALNATMRTRFKQAVQFITYMPYFISTVVMVGIILQFLNPRIGIVNIALGHLGIEPINFMGEPSLFKSIYVWSGIWQNAGWGTIIYLAALSGISPEIHEAATIDGASRLQRIWHVDLPGIAPTIVTLLILHMGQMMGIGFEKIYLMQNPLNLASSEVISTYVYSVSLASSAPNYSYATAIGFFNSFVNLVLIMTVNQIAKKVGETSLW
- a CDS encoding ABC transporter substrate-binding protein; the encoded protein is MKLKTVQSLAPVLLLVLFTTVTACGIMRSPAGSRPDEAQVAPEKIKMVMYDWLREGQPTTGIYSEGVEEFNKRPDLGATVTVHHIPGTPYYTKLKARLAANDGPDLFMSHAAGVLQTYAAADRLLPLDDAFAQDPAWKASFAPGVFDLLSYRDHIYAVPTSFAAVALFYNKHIFGQYGLTPPRTYEELLHVIRVLKANRVTPFAFGAKMPWTAAQFSEMVADRIGGSEPYDAIMHGEGNWLHPAFIETGRVMERLRDMGAFPDAFLELDNDAVNLMFKQGKAAMLVTGSWVINQMIAEDSEVKDAVGVVKFPVFPNGKGDADTWLGQTSVNFAVNAEAKDKQAAVQLLKLFTSEKFQRKIAEEGDIPVIKLELDPNRTPQLTKQLQKEMSTMNRMFIFYDVGLGQVIGDEYNNTIQAILAGKKPEDAFASLETFTRLHRGS